Proteins from a genomic interval of Acidobacteriota bacterium:
- a CDS encoding MauE/DoxX family redox-associated membrane protein: MKNKILTLLSSSPIQTFSQIILGGIFIYASIGKIAYPLEFAEIIYNYKILPDYLIGITAIILPWIELISGILLILGILVRYSALILSSLLIIFIIAILINTIRGIDINCGCFSVNPYESKISGFLLITRDLLILIPGIIIVFLNKSSKQ, encoded by the coding sequence ATGAAGAATAAAATATTAACCCTTTTAAGTTCCTCTCCAATTCAGACCTTCTCTCAGATTATCCTTGGTGGAATATTTATCTATGCAAGCATTGGAAAAATTGCATATCCTTTGGAATTTGCAGAAATAATCTATAACTACAAAATACTTCCTGATTATCTAATTGGGATAACAGCAATCATACTCCCATGGATAGAGCTTATATCTGGAATACTTCTAATTTTAGGAATTCTTGTAAGATATTCAGCTCTCATACTCTCATCTCTTCTGATTATTTTTATCATAGCAATTCTAATAAATACCATTCGAGGTATTGATATTAACTGTGGATGTTTTTCAGTTAATCCATATGAATCTAAAATAAGCGGATTTTTATTAATCACAAGAGATCTATTAATACTCATTCCAGGAATTATCATTGTTTTCTTAAATAAAAGCTCAAAACAATAA
- a CDS encoding efflux RND transporter periplasmic adaptor subunit, producing MKSKDILRVLTGIVILVLLMVGSYLYFKKTSSEENKEGVTSSGSTSVSSSAPMSKKEEAPLPVRVIDAKYGDLIMRLKTVGEVVARRNVKMKSEIRGIVKKIYVAEGFNVKEGDLLLEFDDREYRLKLEETEATRLNRLSQFYIQNQYAVKETQMTEEERRKIEDNRKKFEEILSLFRNGKASEKQVEEAKREYEISLIEAGEKREDILAASTQLTQAEIEYKRAKIDLDRTKIISPFPGIITDIKVSEKENCETGRELFTIVDLDSVEIEAKILESEIGKVFPGREALMKFSAYPSKFFRGKVKSISPLVNPEDKTCKVFISIANPEERIKSGMHCEVFIDSEIYKERLIIPQEAVLVRGGRRLCFVVEGELAKWRYIDSGLENEEYVEVLNGVTAGEKVIVEGHFTLAHDSKVKIIK from the coding sequence ATGAAGAGTAAAGATATATTGAGAGTTTTAACTGGTATTGTAATCCTTGTATTATTGATGGTTGGGTCCTATCTTTATTTTAAAAAAACCTCATCAGAGGAGAATAAGGAAGGAGTTACATCCTCAGGTTCAACCTCAGTTTCTTCTTCAGCCCCTATGAGTAAAAAAGAAGAAGCACCTCTTCCTGTGAGAGTAATCGATGCAAAATATGGGGATTTGATAATGAGGCTAAAGACTGTAGGAGAGGTAGTTGCAAGAAGGAATGTGAAAATGAAATCTGAGATAAGGGGGATCGTTAAAAAGATTTATGTAGCAGAAGGGTTCAATGTAAAAGAGGGAGATCTATTATTAGAGTTTGATGACAGAGAATACAGGCTAAAATTAGAAGAAACAGAGGCAACGAGACTAAATCGATTGAGCCAGTTTTACATTCAGAATCAATATGCTGTAAAGGAAACTCAAATGACCGAAGAAGAGAGAAGAAAAATTGAAGATAACAGAAAGAAATTTGAAGAAATTCTTAGTCTATTTAGAAATGGAAAAGCCTCTGAGAAACAGGTTGAAGAGGCAAAAAGAGAATACGAAATCTCATTGATTGAAGCAGGTGAGAAAAGGGAAGATATCCTTGCTGCAAGCACTCAATTGACACAAGCTGAGATTGAGTATAAAAGAGCTAAAATTGACTTGGATAGAACCAAGATCATCTCACCTTTTCCAGGGATTATCACAGATATAAAAGTTTCAGAGAAGGAGAATTGTGAGACTGGGAGGGAGCTTTTCACGATTGTGGATTTAGATTCAGTAGAAATAGAGGCAAAGATACTTGAAAGCGAAATAGGAAAAGTTTTTCCTGGGAGAGAAGCTTTGATGAAATTCTCTGCCTATCCTTCCAAATTTTTCAGGGGAAAGGTTAAAAGCATAAGTCCCCTTGTCAACCCAGAGGATAAAACCTGTAAGGTATTTATAAGCATTGCCAATCCTGAAGAAAGAATTAAATCTGGAATGCACTGTGAGGTCTTCATTGATTCAGAGATTTATAAAGAGAGATTGATCATCCCTCAGGAAGCTGTTCTTGTAAGAGGAGGAAGAAGGCTCTGTTTTGTTGTGGAAGGAGAGCTTGCTAAATGGAGATACATAGATTCAGGTTTAGAGAATGAGGAATATGTAGAAGTTTTAAATGGAGTCACAGCAGGAGAAAAAGTAATTGTTGAAGGACATTTCACTTTAGCGCATGATTCGAAAGTAAAAATTATAAAATAA
- a CDS encoding 6-bladed beta-propeller, with protein sequence MIVYNPSRPVIDKFRLDLEDQFTLGHQEDENYIFERVNHIALDNRGNIYILDSKNCQIKVFSHSGRHVNTIGRIGQGPGEFPEEPFGIQIVKDFIYVLFINHDRIDKFDLQGTYLKSIKILPYTGVFYIDSKENIFAESAIWDEKGEARRIAKIKNNKIIKEYSSFRRLDLRSDYLMFRSDKGMLVYGRKNEYKFFITDDKDLNVEVNCEVSPIPYSEEEKREHLKNIEKIPPTWRKDYTLPPFKPFISWILIDDFGWIWVVREGVSKDLYFCDIFDSQGRYIYRTSQLSPEFVPKVIKGEFIYTIYEDDETGNILIKKFKIKNWPPSSKYYVY encoded by the coding sequence ATGATTGTATATAATCCCTCTCGACCAGTAATAGATAAGTTTAGGCTGGATTTAGAAGACCAGTTTACACTTGGGCATCAGGAAGACGAAAATTACATATTTGAAAGAGTAAATCACATTGCTTTAGATAATAGGGGAAACATTTATATTCTGGATAGCAAAAATTGTCAAATCAAAGTTTTTAGCCATTCGGGAAGACATGTAAACACAATAGGAAGAATAGGGCAGGGCCCTGGGGAATTTCCTGAAGAACCTTTTGGAATACAAATTGTCAAAGATTTTATTTATGTGCTTTTTATTAACCACGATAGAATAGATAAATTCGATCTTCAAGGTACTTATTTGAAAAGTATTAAAATTCTACCTTATACTGGCGTTTTTTATATTGACAGTAAAGAAAATATTTTTGCTGAGTCAGCGATATGGGATGAGAAGGGGGAAGCCAGAAGAATCGCCAAAATCAAGAATAATAAAATAATAAAAGAGTATTCTTCTTTTAGAAGATTGGATCTGAGAAGTGATTATCTGATGTTTCGAAGTGATAAAGGGATGCTCGTATATGGACGCAAGAATGAATATAAATTTTTTATTACCGATGACAAAGACCTAAATGTAGAGGTAAATTGTGAGGTATCTCCAATACCTTATTCAGAGGAAGAGAAAAGGGAGCATCTTAAAAACATAGAAAAAATACCTCCAACCTGGCGGAAAGACTATACACTTCCTCCCTTTAAACCCTTTATTTCATGGATATTGATTGATGACTTCGGTTGGATTTGGGTTGTTCGAGAGGGGGTTTCTAAAGATTTATATTTTTGCGATATCTTTGACTCTCAAGGCAGATATATTTATCGAACATCTCAATTATCTCCGGAATTTGTACCTAAAGTCATAAAAGGTGAATTTATATATACAATATATGAAGATGATGAGACTGGAAATATTCTTATAAAAAAATTTAAAATAAAAAATTGGCCGCCATCTTCAAAATATTATGTTTATTGA